A window of Zingiber officinale cultivar Zhangliang chromosome 5A, Zo_v1.1, whole genome shotgun sequence contains these coding sequences:
- the LOC121981650 gene encoding probable bifunctional riboflavin biosynthesis protein RIBA 2, chloroplastic: MLASLDSNPDDFNRPGHIYPLKYREGGVFKRAGHTEASIDLAVLAGLAPVGVLCEIVNGDDGSMARLPKLHEFAKKEKLKLISIADLVRYRRKRVKLVKRVSDARLPLKWASVQAYCYHSVVDGTEHIAMAKGDIGDGLDILVRMHSECLTGDLFGSATCDCSCQLEMAMKMIEKAGRGVLVYLRGREGRDSGLGHKLRAYDLQEYGVIAQILQDLGVRSMKLMTNNPGKYAGLKGYGLSITSRVPLPTQVITENRSYLKVKSV, translated from the exons ATGCTCGCATCACTCGATTCAAATCCCGATGACTTCAATCGCCCTGGCCATATCTATCCACTGAAATACAGAGAGGGTGGCGTTTTCAAGAGAGCTGGGCATACAGAAGCATCCATTGATCTGGCTGTGCTGGCTGGATTAGCCCCTGTTGGAGTTCTATGTGAGATTGTTAATGGAGATGATGGCTCGATGGCTCGGCTGCCAAAGCTACATGAATTTGCcaagaaagaaaaattgaaactaATTTCAATTGCAGATTTGGTAAG ATATAGAAGAAAAAGAGTTAAGTTAGTAAAACGAGTCTCGGATGCTCGATTGCCCTTAAAGTGGGCTTCTGTTCAGGCCTACTGCTATCATTCTGTTGTTGATGGCACGGAACACATTGCCATGGCTAAA GGAGATATTGGAGACGGCCTAGACATCCTGGTGAGGATGCATTCTGAGTGCCTTACTGGTGACCTATTTGGATCAGCTACATGCGACTGCAGCTGTCAGCTGGAGATGGCCATGAAAATGATTGAAAAAGCCGGCAGGGGTGTGCTGGTTTACCTTCGAGGGCGCGAAGGAAGGGACAGTGGACTTGGTCACAAGCTTAGAGCTTACGACTTGCAGGAATATGGCGTTATTGCACAG ATACTGCAAGACCTTGGCGTTCGATCGATGAAGTTAATGACGAACAACCCTGGCAAATATGCTGGGCTTAAAGGCTATGGATTGAGCATCACCAGCAGGGTTCCTTTGCCAACTCAGGTAATTACAGAGAACAGAAGTTACTTGAAGGTGAAAAGCGTTTAA